TGGAAACTGGCCCGCGAACTGTTACGGAGCGTCATTCAGTGGACCGAGAACACCGACTTCCCGCGCTTCGACGCGCGGGAATGGCAGCACTATCTCGTCGTCGAAGTCCGCCCGGACGAAGTTGCCGTGTCGGATATGACCGACGACGGTGAGATCCGCTCGTTGCTATTCGGTGGCGACGATGAACAGTGGGAGGCGAAGCGGCGACGGATGCAGCGGGAAGTGAAAACGCGCCTGTCTCGCCTCTGCCGGGCGTTCGGGAGCACCGACGGGTGTGAGACGACCCACGTCGGTCCCGCCGAGCATGCGCTCCTCTTGGGGCGCTACTGGAGCGGGACGGAGCACTCCTTCGACACCGAGCGGGTGACGAAAGATATCGATGCCGCGGTATGGCCCCACACCGCCGAGAAGGGCGACAGTCCGCGCCCGGAAGCGGTAGACGAAACCGACACGCCACGGACAGGTGTGGCGGATGTCGCGACGGTGGAAGCGACGACCGACGGCGGCACTGTCTCGCAACCAGTCGCAACGAGTACGCACGTGGATGAGGATGCCGACGAAGACACATCGTTCCTTGCGCAGGTTCGTGAAGGCTTACTCGCCCCGCTCACGAACGGCGATGACGGCGCCGGCCTGGCGCATGACCGCATTCAGGAACTCCTCGCGCCACAGACGTTTGACGCCCGCGACGGCTACGTGCGAACGGGCCAACAGTACTGTCGGACCTACTGGATTGCTGATTGGCCGGTCGAGCCCCGAGAGAAGTTCCTGGAGCAGATCTACACCATGCGAGGCGTGGATGTGGACGTCTGTTTGGACGTTCGCGAGCGGGACAAGCGCATGACCGAGCTGGAATTGAAGGACACGATCGGGGAGATTGACGCGAACATCGACGAGCGCAAAGACGTGAGCGACGTGTCGGCGATTCTCGTCGAGGACGACCTCGACCCGTACGTGAAGATGTACAAACTCCTCCACCACACCCAGGCCCAACCGTGGGACTTGAGCGGGTACGTGACGGTTCGCGCAGGAACGCGCCAAGCGCTCGACAAAGCCGAGGAACGAATCGAGGAGGGGCTGGCGACAGAAGAGGATCTTACGCTGGATATCGCGAAACACCGGGCACTCGAAGACGATTGCAACAAGGTCCGGGACACGCTCGAAAGCGCACCCGCTCACCTGACGGTGCTGGCCCCGGAACAGCGCCAGGCCGAGCTATTCGAATCCTGCTCACCGAACGGGCGGGACAAATTCGCCGACGTCTCAACGCGCGAGCGCTATTCGCTCACGTTGTCGGGAACAGTCGCGGCGGCCTTCCCACCCGTTTCGGCGTACATCGACGAGGAGGGCGGCGTCGAACAAGGTCGAAACGTCCAGAACGGCAGTGAAATCGTCAAAGATCAATTCTCGGTTGCGCCGGGCCATCGGTTGACGATCGGGAACTCTGGGAGCGGCAAATCGTACCACGTCGGTAAGCAAGCGGTTCGCTGGTATTTGGCTGACGAGAACCGCACGCTGATCCTCTGTGACACGATGGGCGAGTTCGGGAGTCTCATGGACCTACTGAACGGTGAGCACATCACTCTTGACGGCTCCCAGACGATCAATCCGCTTCACATTGAGGAAACACCGGAAAGGGCACTGGAAGCGTCAGGGAATCTTGACCCTTACGCGATGAAGTTCTCTGAAGCGCGCAACTTCATTCTCGACATGATTGGTGATGAGGAGGGCGATTTCGCCCCACTCGTCTCTGACGCACTGAACAATACCTACGAACAGGCAGGGGTGATGAAAGAGGATGTCACGACGCACAAACCCGAGAACAGTCCGACCATGGCCGACTTTCGAGAGGTCGTCAACGACATGGGCGAGAATCCGGGCGAGTACGTCGATTCAGAACTCGAGAAGGCACAGATAAAAGAGAACGCCGGCCCACTTCTCCGACGGCTCAGTGGCTTCAAAGAGGGCGGTGAACACGACGCGCTCGTCGGGGAATCCGAGGCACACATCCGCCCCGGAGAAGTGTCGTATCTCGACTTGCAGCAAATCCAGGGCATTGGTGAAGCGGCAGACAAGGCAACAACACTTCAGCTCATGCTCGGGCAGGTCTACCAAGCAGTGAAACGTGCCCCGAGTAAGACCCTCTTCGTCATTGACGAAGCGCACTACCTCTTCCAATCGAAGGAAATCCTATCGTGGCTTCAACAGTCAGCACGCCACTGGCGGCACTTCAACGCCGGACTGTGGTTCCTCTCCCACCGCCCGGCAGACTTCGCAAGTGCCGATGACACGGATATGCAAGAGGCGAAACGTGCCATCCTCGGCCAAGTTCCAACAACCGAGTTCTTCTACACAGACCGACTGGAAGAAGAGGACGCCAAGCAGCGCTTCGGGATGAACGACGAGCAACTGAACTTCATTACTTCCCAAGCCAAACGCGGAGAGGACGATGTCGGATACTCCGACTACCTCGTCGATTATGCGGACGTCGAAGGGTGGATGCACGCCCAAGAACGGGCCTCTCCATTCGAGCATATCATCTACAGCTACAAATCCAGTGAACACGGTCCCTTCGAGGAGTACGTCGCGGACGAATGGGGTGACATCTAATGGGGTTGTTCGGCAGTGACGAGGAGACGGGCGACTACACTGCAACACAACTCGGCGAGTCGTACACCCAAACCGTCGACGAGACGCCGGGCGTGTTGCTCGGCATTCGGCCCTACAAAGACAACCAGGGGATTGTCGACGGTGCCGCGATGCTCCAATCGCTTCACGACGTTCGGACGAAGGGATTTCGGGACAAGAACATCAGCCAGCACCACTCCTTCGAACTGTGGTACGACGAGGAGAAGCTGAAGTTCTACATGCACGCCGCCGACGAGGACGCCGCCGACAAGTTCCGCCGGCGCGTCGCAAACAGCTATTCGAACACCCAGGTGTTTCAGGTGGAAGGTGGCGATGCGTTCCCACAGATCCGCCCTGACGACTACGTGGCGGGCGCGGAACTCGACTTGAACCGCCACTACTACTACCCGATTCGCAACCATCAGGGCGAAGGCTTCGAGCGGGACCCATACGGCGAAGTGACGAGCGAGATGCTCACGACGCCGGAAACGCGAGTGGTTGTCCAGGTCGTCTTTCGCCCGGCAAAGAACGACTGGACGGAAGGCAACGGCGGCCTCCTGTCCCGGGACGAAGGCGTCGACGACGTCGCCGAAGGGCTTCGATCGGACCAGGTCGTCGGGTGGCTGAACCCCCGCACTCGTGACGCGAGTAAGAAAGACCGCGAAGCGGCGGATATCGTCGAAATGCAGCGGGGACAGTACGGGTTCCACACCAACATGCGGATCCTCGCCGCCTCGCCCGACAAGTACGAAGCCGAATCACGGGCCCGAGGCGTGGCGGGGATGTTCACGCGCTACTACAACACGATGACCGAACAGGGCTTCACCGACGCGCCTGTCCCGGCCAGCGATCGTCCCGCGTTCATCGAGAAACTTCACACTCGCGAGTGGGAGGACCGTGAGATGATCCTCTCGGTGAACGAACTCGCTGGGGCCGCGCATATTCCGAACAAGGAGATTGAAACGCCGAAAATCGACTGGCGTTACGCCCAACGTGGCGGCGAAGTGCCGGCCGACAGTCAACGCGAAGAGTAACAGCGACGGCGATCCCCCGTTTCCCGGATGGTTCACGCCATCACGTCGGTGCAAGTCCGACGCCGGGGCTTGGTGATTCACGATGTTCAACAACCTATTCGGCGGCGACGAGCCCGACGATGAAGACGACGACACACACGCCCAGAACACCGATCGCGAGGACGAGATCTCCGATGAGCTTCGCACACCGACGGGTGAGCCGTATCAGATTACGCCAACCGGGAACGATCGAATCGGCGGCGCCGAGGTGCTCACACACACGGAGGAAAACGACGTCGTCGCCGGCCCGAAGGTCCGCCAACTGATCGAAGGGTCACGCGACCGCCCTAAGGGGCCGCTGTGGATTGGCTACAACGACAGCGCCCAGGAAGGCTTTCGCGAGGTCCCGGTCGAGTTCGGCTCGCTCTTTCAGCACAACTGGGTGTGTGGCACGACCGGCGCCGGGAAGACGACCGAGCTCCTGAACTGGATGGTTCAGTTAGCGTACGCCGGCCACGGGTTCGTCTACTTCGACCCGAAGGCACGTGACTCAAAGGAACTCCTCCAGCTGCTCCCGGAGGACCGCCTCGATGATGTGGTCTGGATTGAACCCGGCGACGAAGACTTTGAGCGCAACATCGGCATCAACTTCCTCGAAATCCCCGAGACGGATAGCCAGGTCGAACTGGAGCGGGAGATCGAGGACCGCCTGGAAAATCTGAAAGCGATTCTCGACAACGACGACTATTGGGGCCCACGAATGCGGGCGATTACCGAGAGTATGGGCCGCGCGATGATGAAATCGGACAAAGACTACTCGGTGATCGATTTCTACTTTGTGCTGCTGAACCAGGAGCGCCGCGAACAGTTCGCCGAGGAGGTCGAGGACCCATACATCAGGGAGTTCGTGAATGAGATTGCGGAGATGGACGACGACGCCGTTCGCCCCCTCCTGTCGCGAGTGAAAAACTGGGTTGAGAACGGCGTGATCCGCCGGATTATCGCCCAGCGTGAGAGTTCGATTGACTTTCAGAACATCATCAACGAGAACAAGATCGTGATCGTCCGCACGCCCGTCTCGAATCAGGACGTCAAACAGATGATCACGCTCGGGGTCATGCGGCCGATTTGGAGTGCCGTCCAGGACCGATCTTTTGAAAACGACGACAACGAGCCGTTTTTCGCTATCTTCGACGAGTTCGACGCCATCGCCAGTAACAACCTCGACGTGAAGAACATGCTCTCACGCGCCCGGTCGATGCGCCTCTCGGTGACGATCGCCTGCCAGTATCCGGAACAACTGAACGAAGTCGGTGTGTTGAGCGCCGTGAAAGCAAACTGTAACAATCGCGTGATCTTCCGGCTGCCGAACGACGAAGACGCTCGTCCCGTCGCGAAGCTGTTCAAAGGGTACACAGAGGAAGACCTTATGGAAACCGAGAACTACCAGGTTTGGACGAAAATCCCCATCAAAGGCGGCACGCAGTACTCCGACCCACTCAAGATTCACACCTTCGCGCCGTATCCACCGCTCCGGTCGGAAGCCGATGCCGAGGACGTGATTCGCCGAAGCCTCGAACGGTATGGGAGCCCGCCAGTCACCGACGCCGAGATTCAGCGCGAGCTTCCCTACGGCGACCTCCAGGAAGGCACCACGCCGACCACCGCCGCGGAGATCGACACCGCGAACGACGAGCGAACGCGGGATTTGGCACTGAAAGCCGTCTTCGACACCTCCATTCGGGACGGCAACCCTGGGGGTTTCGTCCCGATAACCGCCTGTCTCGACCGCCTCCAGCGGTACCTTGCGGTGAGCAACGGGTTGGAAACGAGTGGAAAGGCATGGCGCCACGTCTTCAAGAGCATTCCCGAAACGCACCTCGCCCACGAAGAACGCGACGGGGACATGTTCGTCAAAGTGCTTACGAAGAGCTTCATGCAAGTCGGGGACAACGAGAACGACGGGAGCGCCGAACACTGGGCGCCGATGGAAGATGCCTACGTGCCGCTCACACAACTCGGGTTCATCGTCGACATTCCGGCACAGGACACCAGCGACATGCCCGACGCGACCGCAAGCATCGAGGACGCGCTCACCATCCCTGAGAACGCGGACAACGAGGAGATCGCTGACGCCGTCGCGCGGTACCGAGAGTATCATCCGCTCCTCAACCGCCTGGCTGGAACGAAGGACGTCTACATCGAAAGCGAGCACACAACCGGGGATAGCCAACCCTCGCAGACAGTCCGCAACGTCATGCAGGCGGTGAATGAGGGCCGGCGGTGCTTGCTCGTTTCCCGTGAAAAGACGGCCAAGCGGGTGCATACGACACTGCTCCAGGAGCCGAAAGGGAGCCACAAAAACCACCCAGTCGAAGGCGAGCGGCGCTTTTACACACTGACGAGCGGCGTCACGATCGACGGCGACGCCATGACTCGCCCCGGGAGTTCGGATAACGTCTGGGTGTACGAGGAGAGCAGCGTCGAGTACGTCCTTCGCGACGACAAGGGAACGGAACACGCCCGCTTCGAGAGCGCGGAGGCCATCTTCGAGGACGAGACAGCCTACCCGATGGGCGGCGATCGGGGAATCAAGGCGCCGATCATCCCCGAGTACGACACGGACATGCTGGACATCATCGTGGTCAAAGAGGACGCGAAGACGCCGGCGGACTTACTGGTTTATCGGGAGGACGGGGACCACATCCCGCTGGATATGCTCGTCGACCAGGAGGCAGAGCAGCAAGCGGAGAGCACCGACGAGAGCGACAAAGGCGGCGAGGATATCATCGACGCGCTTCGCTAATTCACGCCGAGCAGCTCACGCATTTCGGCGACATTCTCGTCACTCACTGCATCGCTTTGGGACGCCAACAGGACAAGCGCCTTCTTGATTTTCTCCTGGTCGTCCAGCTGATTCTCGACTGTTTCGAGCCGATTCTCGACAGCACCAACCCGCGCCGCTGTCTCGGCGGTTGGCGGTGGCGTCAGCGCCGTGTCTGTCTGCTTGATGAACTCCTCGGCGAACTCGGTCAGTCGCCAGATCCGAGCCGGACGGCCACCCCCAGCGGGGTACTCGCGCTCTCCTGTATCCTCGATTAATCCCCACTCTTCCAGCGTCACCAAATGGTGGTTAGCGCTCCCTGTCGGGACGTCGGCACGCTCGCGAAGAACGGATGTATTCAACTCGGTTTCATCGCTGCTCGCGAAGGCCGCGAGGATGCTCCGGCGGTGCTGGCTCCCCTGGTCGAGCTTCCGCTTAATGGTCTCCATTTTGGGCCCGTGATACGTATCGTCAGTGATGGAATTGTCAGCTGGCATAACCGGTCACAAGCAAGGATAACGGAGTGAGACAACAATAATATTCCGATTGTACCAAGTTGGTTTGAGATTCCCGAAGGAAAGCCATGGGAAACAACATCGGAGAAAAAATAACGAGAAGAGGGGTCAATAGCAGAAAGGTGCGGGATGTGATAGGAAGAAAAGCATAGGAAATACTGGAGTGTCGAGCAGGGCGGCACCCTCTGAACCGAAGTGAAAACAACACCCCACAGTACGAGTGAAATGGCACCCCAGATGGGCGCAAAAATGGGCACCCAACAGAAGCGCGAGAGACGGCCGTCAGGACGGAGGAGTACCGGGAGGTCCCACAGCATATAGTGGACAGTCCGCCGGGCACGAGGACACCGAGAACGGTGAGAAAATAGCCCGAGCAACAATACGCGAAATGGGACAGTCCTGGGAAAGAAAACAAACAGAAATCCCTCCGTGAAGGCGCCAGTTTCCGAGGTGAAAAACGAAACCCCATGGAAGCACCGAAATGGGACAGTCCCACAGACGAGTAAACACACAAATAAATCCCCGAAAGGGGACAGTCAGGCCCGCTACGTACCACAGACATGCGAAAGGAAGCCGACAGCTGACAGTCAGCGGAGCACCACGAGGAAAACACCTCATGGAGGAACGCGGGACAGTCGACAACGCGACAGTGGGAGACAACTGGCTCCAGGAGAAGACAGCCATGCGAAGGGCTCCGACAGTCCCGCCATGCTGCAGTACGTCCTCTGGGTGTGGGATAGATCTTCCAAGATACGAAATGCTACAGCGACGATCTGGCGGCGTCTCACAGCAACCGAATCCGAGAATGCTATAGCACAGTTAGGGTGCCAACAATCGAAGCCGTGGGGGTGCCAAGTTTTCAGAAGCAGTAACCGCCAGAATGCTGAAGCCCATCCTCATAACAGTACGAGGCGGCACGCGAGAAACGTCACGTGGGACTGTCGAATTGTGGTAGCTTTGATGAAAGGGTGTTGAGAGCCATGTCAGGCGCTAAGCACCCAGAAGCAGGCAACGAATGCCACCTAACTCCGTTTTTGCTGATCCGCGCAGGAAGACCAGCATCCTTCTATACAATGGAGAAGGGTTTAAATTTGTGAGGTCACCCAGCAATAGTGACCTAGTGGATACCGCCAGGCCAGCACTAACCCAGGAGCAGCGAGGAACTGTCGAGTAGCAGTATCAGTGAGGATAGGATGTTGGTGGCCATGCTGGTCCACCCATCACCCTAGAAGGAGGAGCGTTGTGCTCCCGCTTCAAGCTTTGCTAGTCCCCGTGGAAAGACCAGCACGTCCCCATACGAAGTCTATAATCTTAACTTTATTACATTACCTGTCAGCAGTAGTTTAGTAGACATCCAACCAGCAATATCTCGCGGGATCAGAGGGACTGTCAGCCGTGCCGAGAAGGGGAGATTGTCCAAGATTACAACGGAAGTCCGGTGTCCCCTATGGTCGACTGTCACTCGAGCTGGAGACCGTTTCACTTCTACTCCCTATGGAAGAGAATTGGATGCTCTCCATCCGTTGTTCTGGTATGCTCCGGGAGACGGTGCTCTTCGACGCCCTGCATAGTGAACTGGCCGCGATGCTTGATGACCACCGGGAGATCGATAGCGACCGTGTCGCGACGACCATCCTCGAGAATGACGGCCAAAGAATGCTCACTATTGGGATTGTCGGCGACGGCCTCGATGGGAACGGAAGCCACCACGTCGACCGTCAGCGGACAGAGGGGCAAGTACCCGAAGCCGTCCAGGGGCTTGGGCCCGAGTTCTTCACATGGATGTATCTACGCTACCGCTGGGTTTTCGAGCCGGAGTACCGTCCTGAGTGACGTCATGGTCGACTGTCGACCGAGCTGGAGAACAGATGAAAGACGGTGTGTCTCCCAGCCGACTGTCAACTGTCGGTACGTCAGCGGGATGGACTTAAATGTATAAACACGGTTGTCATACAAGTCGTATATTTGGCACCCCGTTATCTGAAGCCGACTGTCCACCATTCACCGAGGCGACATTCGGGCAATCTGCTCTTAGGGGTAATACTTTAGCCGCCGTCTCTCATCACAATCATTCATGTCGCAAATAAACTTCAGAGAAACCGCCCGGCTGAAAGTCAGCCGATTAGCGGGATATACAATCCAGATCCTTCTGATGGGAATGTTCTTTGGTTGGATCGCAGCAACTCCCATGCCAACTCTCATCAGAATGCTGGAGCAGCAAGGTTATTCGCCGATGATGGCGGAACTAAGCGCATTTTTGTTCCATCTATCGCTGTACCCCATCTTTGCGATTGCCGCCACAAGTGTGTTCAGTGACCGGAAGAACGGACAGTCACTGTGGGGCGCGTTCTGGACTCGTCCCCTTCGTTCGCTATTTGGTATTCCAATAACCTTTGCCATGCTCTGTTGCTGTGCCGCATTTGGGATCGGATTTGGTGGGGCAGCATTTCAAGCTAAGATACTCACCCCCAAGTGGTGGTACACTAGTGTGGCCATGGCTGGCGTCACGCTTTTTGCCGTCTGGATGACGGACTTCTTCTACGAGATCATCTACGGCGAACAGTCCGAGCAAGAACTTGCCAACGCCATCTAGAGACGGACAGAGCGATCCGTCTCAGCAGGTCGTAGATCAGAATTAGGCAAGAAGCAACGCTCCGAGCAGGGACAACAGCACGCCCAGCGGAATGGGTTTGGCGAGTGAAGCACCACGATCAAATGACCTACGACAAGCCTCTCAACTACGAGTCGTTTGAACCCTCATGGAGTGTTGGCCCAATCTTTCCGCCAGTCATGGGGGTGATGTGGGTGTTGTTTGTGCTTATCGACATGGGTGCGTTTTTGGTGTTTACAACTACCCACTCGCTCACAGATTCGCTCCCGATAGCGATATTACCGCTCATAACGGTCTGCACAACCTATTTACTCCATGAAGGTGTGCTTGCGCTGGTTGGCCAGTGGTATGGCTGTGAGGTATCGTTTGGGATCGATGTTGAGCGCTGGAGTGCGACGCCGTATGTCGTCACAGCTGGCCGGAAAACCCGCACCCAGCAATTCGTAATCTCGCTTGCACCGTTGATCCTCCTCGATGGTATCGCGATGATCGTGATTGCCCTGAGCAGTCTGCTCTCGGTACCATGGTTGCTTGGTGTGATCGTCTTCGCCACGAATACGTTCGGGTCGATTCAGGGCATTGACTCCGACATTGCGACCGTATATCGACTCTGGCAGCTCCCACCCACAGTACAGATTAGGGATCAAATGGGTGAACCACGCCAGTATCTTCGATTGCAGACCGATGGGTGAAATGCAATGTGCTACCCATTCGATGCAATAATCGGCATCATCCACTGCCTCATGTTGCACTAAGCGGGTGTGGAGGGACTCGCGATTAATTTCAAATTACTCTACTCGAAATCACGTGTGGTCACAATTCTGCGCCAGTAATTGAAGGTCAATCTCCCTCTCTGAAGAGACGAACGTCGCATAGCTGTTCTTTGCACAGTCCCGTCCGGTGACTTTCCACTGCACTGTTTTCTCTAAGGCAGGAGTCATATCATCAGTGGCAACTCGCAATTGATACGTTGCCTTTGGCACCTTCATACCGAGTTTCTGAACCATCCCGGGATCCAGTAGAACCGATTCTCCGGCTTGGTCATTGCCAGTATCAGTATCGGTTAGCTGTACCCATGCTTCGATATTTTCGTCAGTGGTATTCAAGATATGAATTTGAACCTGAATCTGAGAATTGAGTCCCGATAGTGACTGACACCCAGTTAGAGCGGTTAGCCCTCCAGCGGTGACAGTGAGCAGCCGACGGCGAGTGACAGAGGAAACCATATACAGATATATGTGTTATTTAGTAAATGTCTTCTGGTGATATTCACTGACAACGTGGTGAACCATATTCCCTTAACAATCAACTTACCCATCTCCACTGCCGCTTATACTGCCCACAGGAAGTCAATCACCGAAATCGGCCAAATTCGAGAAGTTGACCTCGCTGCTGTCGCACGTTCTATTTCGGTTATCAAACCAATCACGTATTTTGAAACGGGCCGAAATCACAGAACGGAGACTACTTTTTTGCCAATTGTTCGGGGCAGCCAAATTCGATTGACGAAACCAACGGCAGTTGGTTCGCTAAATATGTACACCGGTCGCCATTCAAGCCAGTGATGGAGGTGGAAACCAGAGGCGGTAGCGGTACGGCCGCTATGTATCTGTGACTAGTTTTACCCGAAAAAAGTTTACGCTGTTAACAGTGTGTATATGATTATTATAGCTCCTGATAAAGAGATAAGAAGCCCAAATACCTGGTACATTTTGACTCCTCCACCGTTCATTTTCATGCTTTTGTCTACTCCCGGCCAATTTCGAAGTCTAAAAAGAAATTGTGGGTATTTTATCCATGGTAGTCCGAGAAATATGAGAACAGCTCCAAACAATAGATTTCGAAGTATAATCCATTTCATTATAGACTCACTTCGATTTTTGCTCTTATGAATATTTTGTGCCTGTTTCAATTGTATCATTTTTATGAACGCAACACATTATATGGTGTCAAAGTAAACAGGTGTCTGCAATTAGGCGGAAGCTCGAGGAAGGGTTTGAATCTGGTGGAGACGTCCTACGGATTGCACACAGATCGGTTCGGGGGTCCCGAGGGCTGGTTACTTCCACTTATGGAATTAACCGGCAGGAAATCAGGTTCAACCTTCTTGTGTGTCCTCGCCGATGAGGACATTGTCAATCGCATCGAGCAGACTACCGGATGGCACTTCTAGCTTGGTAGCGATTACTGCCATTAATTCCCACGCTCGTTGACGACGATCTAAACCAAATTGTCTAGTGGGTCATCGCTAGCCAAACCAGAAGTGAATACACCGAAGTTAGTATATTATACTAACCACTGTTAGCACTTGTACCACCGAAAAACGAACGAATGATAGAATGGGGAGGGTAGAAACGTTCGCGGAAGTCAGTGAGAGTCAGCGAGGAAGTCCGTTACCCACACATCAGGGTGCGGTGGGTGCAAATCACCCATCACAAGCACCGCATCAGGAGCAGCGAGACGATGGCCGCACGGACTCACATGGACCCGCAACGGACCCGCCACCGTCATCGTCCCAATAACTCGCAGACAGCGCGGACAGCGGTACTTCTGCGTCATTCGGTGGCCTCCTCGACGCGGAGCGACCCGCCGCAGTCGCCACAGCTGTAACTCTCAGGCTGTTTGACGACCTTCGAGCGTCGATAGCGGGCGATCTTCCCGCTGCACTCCTCGCAAATCACCCACCAGTTCGGCGATGTGAAGCGCTCGCAGTGCTGGGTTGTGTCGAGCGCATCCGTCCACCGCTTGAACGTTCGCCCGTGGTCCGCTTCCCCGAACTCGTGATACTGCCATGCGTGGATCAACTCATGACGCACCGTCGAACTGAATTGCTCCCAACCGTGTTGCTCGAACGCGTCCCATGCGAGCGAGATCGTTATCTCGCCGGTCGCAGGGTCGTATTTCGTCGCTCCTGCCGACCGCTGTCGTCGGTGGGACACCTCCCATTCAATCGCTTCAAAAGGCAGATCAGGAAAATACTCAGTGGCGACGTCTACCGCATGCTGTTGCGCGCGGTCGAGCAGCCCGCGCTTCGTCGTTGGTGTGTCGTCGCGTTCGGTCGTCTCCGCGCACTCGCTCAGCGTTCGCTGGGCACTATCGGACAGCGTTGTTTGGCGTGACATAAATGAAAAGAGTGAGACGGGATTAGTTCGGCAGTTCTTTGCGACCCGTCCGCACGCACGGCCAACACGGGAAGCCATTCAGGCCGTCACAGTCGCACTCTGCCGATTCAGTATCGTCTTCGTCCGTCTCGTCGTCCGATGGGAACGCCGTGAGCGTCCCGTCATCAGTCGCATTCTCGACGGCAGTCATGTGCTTGCAGAACGCGCTCCGGTGGACGTGATGCGGGCAGGTACACGCCATTGCTTCGCCCGTCACGTCGTCCAGCGTCACGACGTATTGATGCTCAGCGGGATTCTCGTGGCTTTCATTGGTCACGTCGACCTGTCCAGGGGCTTCGAGGCGGAAGCCGAACTGTTCCCACTGCGCGCGTTTCTGTGCCTTCTCGTCAGATTCAAGTTCCGTAGGCGATTTCGTACTCATGGGTTTCTAGCCGTAGTTTGTGAGAAGCCCACTCCCGCGCTGTACCAGCAGCGCGGGGAATTCTGATTTCCCCCGAGGGGAGCGACCTTCTCACCTATACCTATGGTGGCATGGGGCTTAAAACTTCCCCATTCCGACTCAGGCATAGGCCTTATCATGTTAGGGCACCAATACCGGTATAGGAATGGTCCCCAAAACACGAGCCATGGCCAACGAGAAGGAACGTAACCCAAACCGCAACGAGGACA
This portion of the Haladaptatus sp. R4 genome encodes:
- a CDS encoding type IV secretory system conjugative DNA transfer family protein, whose protein sequence is MFNNLFGGDEPDDEDDDTHAQNTDREDEISDELRTPTGEPYQITPTGNDRIGGAEVLTHTEENDVVAGPKVRQLIEGSRDRPKGPLWIGYNDSAQEGFREVPVEFGSLFQHNWVCGTTGAGKTTELLNWMVQLAYAGHGFVYFDPKARDSKELLQLLPEDRLDDVVWIEPGDEDFERNIGINFLEIPETDSQVELEREIEDRLENLKAILDNDDYWGPRMRAITESMGRAMMKSDKDYSVIDFYFVLLNQERREQFAEEVEDPYIREFVNEIAEMDDDAVRPLLSRVKNWVENGVIRRIIAQRESSIDFQNIINENKIVIVRTPVSNQDVKQMITLGVMRPIWSAVQDRSFENDDNEPFFAIFDEFDAIASNNLDVKNMLSRARSMRLSVTIACQYPEQLNEVGVLSAVKANCNNRVIFRLPNDEDARPVAKLFKGYTEEDLMETENYQVWTKIPIKGGTQYSDPLKIHTFAPYPPLRSEADAEDVIRRSLERYGSPPVTDAEIQRELPYGDLQEGTTPTTAAEIDTANDERTRDLALKAVFDTSIRDGNPGGFVPITACLDRLQRYLAVSNGLETSGKAWRHVFKSIPETHLAHEERDGDMFVKVLTKSFMQVGDNENDGSAEHWAPMEDAYVPLTQLGFIVDIPAQDTSDMPDATASIEDALTIPENADNEEIADAVARYREYHPLLNRLAGTKDVYIESEHTTGDSQPSQTVRNVMQAVNEGRRCLLVSREKTAKRVHTTLLQEPKGSHKNHPVEGERRFYTLTSGVTIDGDAMTRPGSSDNVWVYEESSVEYVLRDDKGTEHARFESAEAIFEDETAYPMGGDRGIKAPIIPEYDTDMLDIIVVKEDAKTPADLLVYREDGDHIPLDMLVDQEAEQQAESTDESDKGGEDIIDALR
- a CDS encoding DUF3267 domain-containing protein: MTYDKPLNYESFEPSWSVGPIFPPVMGVMWVLFVLIDMGAFLVFTTTHSLTDSLPIAILPLITVCTTYLLHEGVLALVGQWYGCEVSFGIDVERWSATPYVVTAGRKTRTQQFVISLAPLILLDGIAMIVIALSSLLSVPWLLGVIVFATNTFGSIQGIDSDIATVYRLWQLPPTVQIRDQMGEPRQYLRLQTDG
- a CDS encoding VirB4 family type IV secretion system protein codes for the protein MTTNEDAPKDPTQLVPPYVDSGLDFHGFKVNDMLYGAPGAGLMGVSGLAALFGAPLAPSAVGAGIGALGGLGAFGLAISSDEYTSGLDRIKAPLAQLKASRRLPKTGDEAATVHGVKRIHADGTAEMEDGRLVAIARISGRNTAMQKDSEAREMIGRVRTELDQHVSDFSFRLFSSALELDPRDVTDKYRAKLYSSEYAGEEWKLARELLRSVIQWTENTDFPRFDAREWQHYLVVEVRPDEVAVSDMTDDGEIRSLLFGGDDEQWEAKRRRMQREVKTRLSRLCRAFGSTDGCETTHVGPAEHALLLGRYWSGTEHSFDTERVTKDIDAAVWPHTAEKGDSPRPEAVDETDTPRTGVADVATVEATTDGGTVSQPVATSTHVDEDADEDTSFLAQVREGLLAPLTNGDDGAGLAHDRIQELLAPQTFDARDGYVRTGQQYCRTYWIADWPVEPREKFLEQIYTMRGVDVDVCLDVRERDKRMTELELKDTIGEIDANIDERKDVSDVSAILVEDDLDPYVKMYKLLHHTQAQPWDLSGYVTVRAGTRQALDKAEERIEEGLATEEDLTLDIAKHRALEDDCNKVRDTLESAPAHLTVLAPEQRQAELFESCSPNGRDKFADVSTRERYSLTLSGTVAAAFPPVSAYIDEEGGVEQGRNVQNGSEIVKDQFSVAPGHRLTIGNSGSGKSYHVGKQAVRWYLADENRTLILCDTMGEFGSLMDLLNGEHITLDGSQTINPLHIEETPERALEASGNLDPYAMKFSEARNFILDMIGDEEGDFAPLVSDALNNTYEQAGVMKEDVTTHKPENSPTMADFREVVNDMGENPGEYVDSELEKAQIKENAGPLLRRLSGFKEGGEHDALVGESEAHIRPGEVSYLDLQQIQGIGEAADKATTLQLMLGQVYQAVKRAPSKTLFVIDEAHYLFQSKEILSWLQQSARHWRHFNAGLWFLSHRPADFASADDTDMQEAKRAILGQVPTTEFFYTDRLEEEDAKQRFGMNDEQLNFITSQAKRGEDDVGYSDYLVDYADVEGWMHAQERASPFEHIIYSYKSSEHGPFEEYVADEWGDI
- a CDS encoding helix-turn-helix domain-containing protein, coding for MPADNSITDDTYHGPKMETIKRKLDQGSQHRRSILAAFASSDETELNTSVLRERADVPTGSANHHLVTLEEWGLIEDTGEREYPAGGGRPARIWRLTEFAEEFIKQTDTALTPPPTAETAARVGAVENRLETVENQLDDQEKIKKALVLLASQSDAVSDENVAEMRELLGVN